One Streptomyces sp. R28 DNA window includes the following coding sequences:
- a CDS encoding bifunctional riboflavin kinase/FAD synthetase, which produces MQRWRGLEDIPEDWGRSVVTIGSYDGVHRGHQLIIRHAVDRARELGVPVVVVTFDPHPSEVVRPGSHPPLLAPHHRRADLMAELGVDAVLILPFTTEFSKLSPADFVVKVLVDKLHAKAVVEGPNFRFGHRAAGNVDFLAEQGKTYDFEVEIVDLYVTGEAGGGQPFSSTLTRRLVAEGDVTGAAEILGRPHRVEGVVVRGAQRGRELGFPTANVETLPHTAIPADGVYAGWLHAQDEVMPAAISVGTNPQFDGTERTVEAYAIDRVGLDLYGLHVAVDFLAFVRGQAKFESLEALLEQMAEDVKRCRELIAAAE; this is translated from the coding sequence GTGCAGCGCTGGCGTGGCTTGGAGGACATCCCCGAGGACTGGGGACGCAGCGTCGTCACCATCGGCTCCTACGACGGAGTCCACCGCGGACACCAGCTGATCATCCGGCATGCCGTGGACCGCGCCCGTGAGCTGGGCGTTCCCGTCGTCGTCGTCACCTTCGACCCGCACCCCAGCGAGGTCGTCCGCCCCGGCAGCCACCCGCCCCTGCTGGCCCCGCACCACCGCCGCGCCGACCTCATGGCCGAGCTGGGCGTGGACGCGGTGCTGATCCTCCCCTTCACGACCGAGTTCTCGAAGCTGTCGCCGGCCGACTTCGTGGTCAAGGTGCTGGTCGACAAGCTGCACGCCAAGGCGGTCGTCGAGGGCCCCAACTTCCGCTTCGGCCACCGCGCGGCGGGCAACGTGGACTTCCTCGCCGAACAGGGCAAGACCTACGACTTCGAGGTCGAGATCGTCGACCTGTACGTGACCGGTGAGGCGGGCGGCGGTCAGCCGTTCTCCTCGACCCTGACCCGGCGCCTGGTCGCCGAGGGCGACGTCACCGGTGCCGCCGAGATCCTGGGCCGCCCGCACCGGGTGGAGGGCGTGGTCGTGCGAGGCGCCCAGCGCGGCCGCGAACTCGGCTTCCCGACGGCCAACGTCGAGACACTGCCGCACACCGCCATCCCCGCCGACGGTGTCTACGCCGGCTGGCTGCACGCCCAGGACGAGGTGATGCCGGCCGCGATCTCCGTCGGCACCAACCCGCAGTTCGACGGGACCGAGCGCACGGTGGAGGCGTACGCGATCGACCGCGTGGGCCTGGACCTGTACGGCCTGCACGTCGCCGTCGACTTCCTCGCCTTCGTCCGCGGCCAGGCGAAGTTCGAGTCGCTCGAGGCCCTGCTGGAGCAGATGGCCGAGGACGTGAAGCGCTGCCGGGAGCTGATCGCGGCGGCCGAGTAG
- a CDS encoding SCO5717 family growth-regulating ATPase encodes MNRDRSEYNGGSPSSDGDDHEVDLTGEFEIVYTPPAWYAQSTQSGSPSGEQPDAGRPSPPPPTGAPVGSPTGPPGVPAPPAPGPAQPPAQGTPQQPAQPAQPTPAQGTPGAHQQGPATGGYGFPQQQSAPGAPVAGGAAAPGGYGYPQQAPGGYGYPQQTGAGVPQPGQDTSGGFGVPQPGQDTSGGFGVPQQDTSGGFAAAPQQHTPAQPPAAPQQHTPAQPPAAPQQHAPAQPPGAPGFPVLRPVDTDAQAAPSPTATPAAGVPAAPVPEQPAPAQPVAEPQPELNHAAADAEAALLFGGADDDVEPEEERNDEAESGDSTGSVPGAEGDESAYVQADADSPAHDDSEAAPATAEAEPEAEAQAPAAQAPAAPADPAPAPAPAPVQGQQPQATGQVPGQPQGQPTGQTPVPPQAGQPLPPLPQGFAPAHPAQGVPQQAGQPDQQAAAAAQAAAAQAAAAQAAAAHAGGYGYPQPPAQQQTPPQGTFGPAQQAGYPAQHQPGYPAAQAGQPAPVDPRQAPQPGQPHPGQPHPGQPQAAGYGYPQQPSQAAQPQPGHPQPGHPQPGQPQADGYGYPQQPQQPQHPAQPGYGYPPQQGGYGYPQPQQQAQPQPAPQQQPPAQPQQQAPQQQAPQQNPAVPPAAYGNPPQGNQGWSAPPGPQAGPGAPQQQQAAPGTPLGYNAAVELSSDRLLRNQPKARKNNQAPSRFKLGAKKEAAERERKLGLIRTPVMSCYRIAVISLKGGVGKTTTTMALGATLASERQDKILAIDANPDAGTLGRRVRRETGATIRDLVQAIPQLHSYMDIRRFTSQAPSGLEIIANDVDPAVSTTFNDDDYRSALDVLGKQYPIILTDSGTGLLYSAMRGVLDLAHQLIIISTPSVDGASSASTTLDWLSANGFADLVQRSITVISGVRETGKMIKVEDIVAHFETRCRGVVVIPFDEHLAAGAEVDLDMMRPKTREAYFDLASVIAEDIARTQQGFGNPNMQYQQQPQQGYPPQQEYPQQQPQQPYAHPGGAPQPGQGWGQAPQQPAPGQGWQQQAPPPQDPQQGQPQQGAVPPGWTQQ; translated from the coding sequence GTGAACAGGGATCGGTCCGAGTACAACGGCGGGAGCCCTTCCTCGGACGGGGACGATCACGAGGTGGATCTCACCGGCGAGTTCGAAATCGTCTACACACCTCCCGCCTGGTACGCCCAAAGCACGCAAAGTGGTTCCCCGTCCGGTGAACAGCCGGACGCCGGCCGACCATCGCCACCCCCGCCGACCGGAGCGCCCGTCGGGTCGCCCACCGGGCCGCCCGGCGTTCCGGCACCGCCCGCTCCCGGACCGGCGCAGCCGCCGGCCCAGGGCACGCCTCAGCAGCCGGCACAGCCCGCCCAGCCCACTCCGGCTCAGGGCACGCCCGGCGCGCACCAGCAGGGCCCGGCCACGGGTGGCTACGGCTTCCCGCAGCAGCAGTCCGCACCGGGGGCCCCCGTGGCCGGGGGCGCGGCGGCGCCCGGCGGGTACGGCTATCCCCAGCAGGCGCCCGGCGGGTACGGCTATCCGCAGCAGACGGGTGCCGGTGTGCCCCAGCCGGGGCAGGACACGTCGGGTGGCTTCGGCGTGCCCCAGCCGGGCCAGGACACGTCCGGTGGCTTCGGCGTGCCCCAGCAGGACACCTCGGGTGGTTTCGCCGCCGCCCCCCAGCAGCACACCCCTGCTCAGCCTCCCGCCGCCCCGCAGCAGCACACCCCCGCCCAGCCTCCCGCCGCCCCCCAGCAGCACGCGCCCGCCCAGCCGCCCGGCGCACCCGGCTTCCCCGTGCTGCGTCCGGTCGATACGGATGCCCAGGCCGCCCCGTCCCCGACCGCCACCCCGGCGGCCGGCGTCCCGGCAGCGCCCGTACCCGAACAGCCCGCCCCCGCACAGCCGGTGGCGGAGCCGCAGCCCGAGCTCAACCACGCCGCTGCCGACGCAGAGGCGGCGCTGCTGTTCGGCGGTGCCGACGACGACGTGGAGCCTGAGGAGGAGCGGAATGACGAGGCGGAGTCGGGTGACTCCACCGGTTCCGTCCCCGGTGCGGAGGGCGACGAGTCGGCGTACGTCCAGGCCGACGCGGACTCCCCCGCGCATGACGATTCCGAGGCCGCTCCGGCGACGGCGGAAGCAGAGCCGGAGGCAGAGGCGCAGGCACCGGCCGCGCAGGCGCCCGCAGCTCCCGCGGACCCGGCCCCGGCCCCGGCCCCGGCCCCGGTTCAGGGGCAGCAGCCGCAGGCGACGGGACAGGTCCCCGGGCAGCCGCAGGGGCAGCCCACCGGCCAGACCCCCGTGCCGCCTCAGGCGGGCCAGCCGCTTCCCCCGCTGCCGCAGGGCTTCGCGCCCGCGCACCCCGCCCAGGGAGTGCCGCAGCAAGCAGGACAGCCGGACCAGCAGGCCGCGGCCGCCGCACAGGCTGCCGCTGCCCAGGCCGCAGCCGCACAGGCCGCGGCCGCGCATGCCGGCGGATACGGCTACCCCCAGCCGCCCGCCCAGCAGCAGACCCCGCCGCAGGGCACGTTCGGCCCGGCCCAGCAGGCCGGCTACCCGGCGCAGCACCAGCCCGGGTACCCGGCGGCGCAGGCCGGACAGCCCGCTCCGGTCGACCCGCGGCAGGCGCCTCAGCCGGGCCAGCCACATCCCGGCCAGCCGCACCCCGGACAGCCCCAGGCCGCTGGATACGGCTACCCGCAGCAGCCCTCGCAGGCCGCACAGCCGCAGCCCGGACACCCCCAGCCGGGACACCCCCAGCCCGGACAGCCGCAGGCGGACGGTTACGGCTACCCCCAGCAGCCGCAGCAGCCCCAGCACCCCGCCCAGCCCGGCTACGGTTACCCGCCCCAGCAGGGCGGTTACGGCTACCCGCAGCCCCAGCAGCAGGCTCAGCCGCAGCCCGCACCCCAGCAGCAGCCCCCGGCCCAGCCCCAGCAGCAGGCACCGCAGCAGCAGGCGCCCCAGCAGAACCCCGCTGTGCCGCCCGCCGCCTACGGCAATCCGCCTCAGGGCAACCAGGGCTGGAGCGCCCCGCCCGGCCCCCAGGCCGGACCCGGTGCTCCCCAGCAGCAGCAAGCCGCGCCCGGAACCCCACTCGGCTACAACGCCGCCGTGGAGCTCTCCTCCGACCGGCTGCTGCGCAACCAGCCCAAGGCCCGCAAGAACAACCAGGCCCCGTCCCGGTTCAAGCTCGGCGCCAAGAAGGAGGCCGCGGAGCGGGAGCGGAAGCTGGGTCTGATCCGTACGCCGGTGATGTCCTGCTACCGGATCGCGGTCATCAGCCTCAAGGGCGGCGTCGGCAAGACCACGACGACGATGGCGCTCGGCGCCACGCTCGCCAGCGAGCGGCAGGACAAGATCCTGGCGATCGACGCCAACCCGGACGCCGGCACCCTCGGCCGACGGGTCCGGCGCGAGACGGGCGCGACCATCCGTGACCTGGTACAGGCGATCCCGCAGCTGCACAGCTACATGGACATCCGCCGCTTCACCTCACAGGCGCCCTCGGGTCTTGAGATCATCGCCAACGACGTGGACCCGGCGGTCTCCACCACCTTCAACGACGATGACTACCGCAGTGCGCTCGACGTGCTCGGCAAGCAGTACCCGATCATCCTCACGGACTCGGGCACCGGTCTGCTCTACAGCGCGATGCGCGGAGTGCTGGACCTCGCCCACCAGCTGATCATCATCTCCACTCCGTCGGTGGACGGTGCGAGCAGCGCCTCGACGACGCTCGACTGGCTGTCGGCGAACGGGTTCGCCGATCTCGTCCAGCGGTCGATCACCGTGATCTCCGGTGTCCGCGAGACGGGCAAGATGATCAAGGTCGAGGACATCGTCGCGCACTTCGAGACCCGTTGCCGCGGTGTCGTCGTGATCCCCTTCGACGAGCACCTCGCGGCGGGCGCCGAGGTGGACCTCGACATGATGCGTCCCAAGACCCGCGAGGCCTACTTCGACCTCGCGTCCGTCATCGCCGAGGACATCGCGCGCACCCAGCAGGGCTTCGGCAACCCGAACATGCAGTACCAGCAGCAGCCCCAGCAGGGGTACCCGCCCCAGCAGGAGTACCCGCAGCAGCAGCCCCAGCAGCCCTACGCCCACCCCGGAGGCGCCCCGCAGCCGGGTCAGGGCTGGGGACAGGCCCCGCAGCAGCCCGCGCCGGGCCAGGGCTGGCAGCAGCAGGCGCCGCCACCGCAGGATCCGCAGCAGGGCCAGCCTCAGCAGGGCGCCGTACCGCCCGGTTGGACGCAGCAGTAG